AGAGTTCATGTACACTAATCATAGATAACACATTCATCATTTCGTAAACGACCACTAATAGtcaaatgataaaaatttgtcaataatatattacaaaaaatgattgattcttgttcttttaattataaataaattaaattctaatttttacagaacagtgataattttaactaaacatggtataattataatcatcatTGAAGAATATATTCCAGCATTATTTGAATGGCGGTGCAAAAAATTACCATTGCGGGTCGTGACGAGGTTTCCAACACTATTGGCAGCCACACAGCCCCAAACTATTATCGATCCACCTCCATACTTCACGGTTGGacgtagatttttaaaatacgttAATCTATTCGGTTTTCtccaaattttataacatccaTCGGAGCCAAATATGTTGAATTTACTTTCGTCCGTGAAAATAATGCGTTTTCAAAAGTCCTTGTTCTTGCTTACATATCTTTTAGCGAAATTTAATCTCTTCTGCTTGTTAACTTTGCTAACAAATGATTTCTTTCGGGGAATACGaccatgaaaattattttcacagaGGATTCTTCGACAAAGTTCCGGATGAACTTGTTTCCCAAAGCTATCAACAACTAGTGTCGCAAGTTTTGGAGTCGAAATAGTTGgatccttttttatttcacgcacAATTAcattctcttcctttttcattaatttctttgtcCAGCCAGAACGGACTTCATTCTGAAGAATTCCAGTGGTTTTTACTTCTTTTACTATGTAGT
The Augochlora pura isolate Apur16 unplaced genomic scaffold, APUR_v2.2.1 APUR_unplaced_6563, whole genome shotgun sequence DNA segment above includes these coding regions:
- the LOC144478028 gene encoding uncharacterized protein LOC144478028 codes for the protein MCSKKSETSITDRKLIIKWNNESKSYVEIAQLLGKCKSTIHYIVKEVKTTGILQNEVRSGWTKKLMKKEENVIVREIKKDPTISTPKLATLVVDSFGKQVHPELCRRILCENNFHGRIPRKKSFVSKVNKQKRLNFAKRY